Below is a genomic region from Prochlorococcus marinus str. MIT 0918.
TGGTGATCACTTTGATTTACAAGAAGCAGCTCTTGATTGGTTGATCACTGATGCACGTAGACAAGATTTAGGTGAACCATCTCCTCAACAAAAAGCGATGGCAGAGCTGTTGGGTACAGATCTAATTAGTACAGGAAGTTAAATATTTGCCTCTTCAATTATTGATAAAATGCTTCTTTCAGCTTTGATAGCCATTATATGAACACCTTTTGCTATTCCCACAAAGCTTTTTACTTGTTCAGCTGCAATTAATATTCCTTCTAAAGCAGGGTTTGTTGAATTTTCCAGTCTGTGAATTATTTCGTTTGGTATGCATGCACCTGGAACTACTTTATTTATAAATTGAGCGTTTTTCGCAGATTTTAATAAGAAAACTCCTGCAAGAACAGGCAATTCAAGAGGCTCAGCCACTTCTCGGCAAAAATTCTCTAATACGTTTGGACTCATAACCATCTGTGATTGGATAAAGCGAGCCCCTGCATTTTTCTTTCTTTCCAATCTTTTTCTAAGACTTCCAAAATTTTTGCAATTTGGATCTGCAGCTGTTCCTGGATATAAATTTGTTGCCCCATCTTTTAACAAACCTGATGTTGGATCTTGACCAAGATTGAATGCAGAAATTTGTTTTAGCAGTTGAACTGATTCGTAGTCATGAACTGGTCTTGCATTTGGTTGGTCGCCTACTCGAACAGGATCACCGGTTAGACATAATACATTCTTAATTCCAAGTGCATTGGCGCCAAGGATTTCAGCTTGTAATGCAATTCGATTTTTATCGCGACATGCTATTTGTAAAACAGGTTCAAGCTTTGATTCTAAAAGTAATTTGCATACAGCTAGACTGCTCATTCTCATAATTGCTCGACTTCCATCAGTAACATTTATTGCATCTACTTTCCCTGCAAGAAGTTTTGCCGTATCAATTGTTTGAGAAGCATTCCCTCCCCTGGGGGGCATGACTTCAGCAGTAATCGTAATACCAGGCGATTTTAGTGATTTTTGTAAGTTGGATTCCAATTTCTTTTTTATTAGAAAATTACTATTACTTATCAATGACCCTAGCTTGCGTAATA
It encodes:
- a CDS encoding methylenetetrahydrofolate reductase, with the translated sequence MESNLQKSLKSPGITITAEVMPPRGGNASQTIDTAKLLAGKVDAINVTDGSRAIMRMSSLAVCKLLLESKLEPVLQIACRDKNRIALQAEILGANALGIKNVLCLTGDPVRVGDQPNARPVHDYESVQLLKQISAFNLGQDPTSGLLKDGATNLYPGTAADPNCKNFGSLRKRLERKKNAGARFIQSQMVMSPNVLENFCREVAEPLELPVLAGVFLLKSAKNAQFINKVVPGACIPNEIIHRLENSTNPALEGILIAAEQVKSFVGIAKGVHIMAIKAERSILSIIEEANI